In Podospora pseudopauciseta strain CBS 411.78 chromosome 3, whole genome shotgun sequence, one genomic interval encodes:
- a CDS encoding hypothetical protein (COG:E; EggNog:ENOG503NY61) encodes MGAETILSHTEHIPAWGDLTLTLKGELAHATKTPKLPDEISGPLAWNPSTFESDADYTITLDDRETKEVRSALSHFNDLDLSGSEVSTTTFPLPTLGPKLRQAAEDVHNGKGFVVVRGIRDMQPGEFSPEDKIIIFLGISSYIAGARGRQDENGNMLSHIRNAKLSKTPQSQRPTRYSSRASTFHTDTFCDILALQSRSNAMEGGATLVSSTWTVYNKLQKEHPKLCELLAQPIWPFDSRGSFFPCSTRPLLYHHDGKVMMNFAREPLLGLEDVKRKAGLPVLSQEQKNALEIVERLATEGQISINTEPGDLLFINNHGVLHSREEFTDAVENPRYLVRMWLKNEELAWDLPEDLQYGNSRIYDRDNGLGERWNLADTPRFEFAVAERLTS; translated from the exons ATGGGCGCCGAAACGATCCTCTCACATACCGAGCATATCCCCGCCTGGGGTGATTTGACGCTGACTCTGAAGGGTGAGCTGGCCCATGCAACCAAAACACCCAAGCTGCCAGACGAGATCAGCGGCCCCCTTGCCTGGAACCCTTCAACCTTTGAGTCTGACGCCGACTACACTATCACCCTCGACGACAGGGAGACTAAGGAGGTCAGGTCTGCCCTCTCCCACTTCAACG ACCTCGACCTTTCTGGAAGCGAGGTTTCTACCACCACTTTCCCGCTTCCCACTCTCGGCCCAAAGCTCAGGCAGGCTGCTGAGGATGTTCACAACGGAAAAggctttgttgttgtccgAGGTATCCGGGATATGCAGCCCGGCGAGTTCTCACCTGAGGACAaaatcatcatcttccttgGGATTTCGAGCTACATTGCCGGTGCTCGGGGGAGGCAGGATGAGAACGGCAACATGCTGT CGCATATTCGCAATGCCAAGCTGTCAAAGACACCACAGTCCCAGCGCCCAACCAGATACTCATCTCGTGCTTCT ACATTCCACACCGACACATTCTGTGACATTCTTGCTCTCCAGTCGCGCAGTAATGCCATGGAGGGCGGAGCCACCCTTGTCTCGTCCACCTGGACCGTCTATAACAAGCTCCAAAAGGAGCATCCAAAACTCTGCGAGCTCCTTGCGCAGCCCATCTGGCCTTTTGACAGCCGGGGAAGCTTCTTCCCCTGCAGCACTCGACCTCTGCTGTATCATCACGACGGAAAGGTTATGATGAACTTTGCTCGCGAACCCCTGCTGGGTCTGGAGGATGTCAAGCGCAAGGCGGGTCTTCCTGTACTCTCACAGGAGCAAAAGAATGCCCTCGAAATTGTGGAGAGGCTCGCAACCGAGGGCCAGATAAGCATTAACACTGAGCCTGGTGACCtgctcttcatcaacaaccacggGGTTCTCCACTCACGAGAAGAATTCACCGACGCTGTCGAGAACCCTCGCTATCTCGTCAGAATGTGGCTCAAGAACGAGGAGCTCGCTTGGGATCTCCCTGAGGACCTCCAGTACGGCAACTCACGAATTTATGACCGGGACAATGGTCTCGGCGAAAGGTGGAATCTGGCGGACACTCCCCGTTTTGAATTCGCCGTGGCTGAGCGGCTTACCTCTTGA